TTCTTCAACCATCACGACAATCTATCGAATTTTCGGCAATACGATTGCATTGTGCTCGAATTTTCTTCACACTTCTTCCCAAGCCAATTTCCAATCGAGGAGCGATCATGCGCGTCGGCATTCCGACCGAGATCAAGAACAACGAGTACCGCGTCGCCATCACCCCGGCCGGCGTGTCCGAACTGGTCCGCCGCGGCCACGAGGTCATCGTCCAGGCCGGCGCCGGTGAGGGTTCCGCCATCCACGACGACGACTTCAAGGCCGCCGGTGCACAGATCATCAACAGTGCCGACCAGGTGTGGGCCGAGGCCGACCTGCTGCTGAAGGTCAAGGAGCCCATCGAGGCCGAGTACTCGCGGATGCGCAAAGACCAGACCCTGTTCACCTATCTGCACCTGGCCGCCTCGCGTCCGTGCACCGACGCCCTGCTGGCCTCCGGCACCACGTCGATCGCCTACGAGACGGTGCAGACCACTGGTTCAGACGGATCGGTGGCGCTTCCTCTCTTGGCCCCGATGAGCGAGGTCGCAGGCCGGCTGGCCGCACAGGTCGGCGCCTATCACCTGATGCGCACCCAGGGCGGTCGCGGCGTACTGATGGGCGGCGTGCCCGGTGTGGCTCCGGCCAAGGTCGTGGTGATCGGCGGCGGAATGGCCGGCGACAACGCCGCCGCCGTTGCCTGGGGTATGGGCGCGCACGTCACCGTGTTCGACCTCAACATCAACATCCTGCGCAAGATCGACGCCGAGTACGGCGGTGCCATCGAAACCCGCTACTCCTCGCGGCTCGACCTCGAAGATGCCGTGAAGCAGGCCGATCTGGTCATCGGCGCCGTGCTGGTCCCGGGCGCCAAGGCTCCGAAGCTCGTCACGAATGCGACTGTGGCACAGATGAAGCCCGGCGCGGTCCTGGTGGACATCGCCATCGATCAGGGTGGCTGCTTCGAGGATTCCAAGCCCACCACGCACGACGACCCGACCTTCCGGGTGCACGACGCGGTGTTCTACTGCGTGGCCAACATGCCCGGTGCGGTCCCGCGGACCTCGACCTACGCACTGACCAACGCGACCATGCCGTACGTCATCAAGCTCGCCGACAAGGGCTGGCAGGATGCCTGCGGGTCCGATCCGGCGCTGGCCAAGGGCTTGTCCACCCATCACGGGCAGCTGCTCAACCACGAGGTCGCCAACGACCTCAATCTGCCGTACACCGATCCGGCCGGCCTGATGGCCTGAAAACCTCAGTGAGCCAACAGCTCACTACTGCACAGCGAACCGGGACTGCTCACCGCAGCGTCCCGGTTCGTTGGTCTCACATCCCGGCCGGCGGATGGCCGAGGCAGATCAGCGCACCCAAGGGATCTTTGATCGCCGCCAAGGTTCCGTACGGCGTCTCTTCGACGGGCATCAGCAGCTGGGCGCCGAGTCCCTCGGCCTGCTTCACCGTGGCGGACACATCGTCGACGGTGATGTACACCTGCCAGAAGGACGGCACCTCAGCGGGCATGAGCTTGGCGGCGTCCATGATCCCCGAATATGCGCTCTCCCCGGCGAACACCTGGCCGTAGTGTTCGGGGCCGACGGCATCCGGGGCGCCGCCGGTGCCGATCTCCTCGATCCGCGCCCCGAGCGCCTGGCGGTAGAACGCCAGTGATGCGTCGTAGTCCTTGCTTTGACATTCGAACCAGTACGGCGTGCCGTGCTCACCCCACTCGGTGAACCCGGGATGCGTCCCGGGCTGCCAGAACCCGATGACCGCCCCGGCGGGGTCGGTGACCACCATCATCGAGCCCAGATCGCCGACGGCCATCGGGGGCACCATCACTGTCGCGCCCGCGGCCTCCGCCGCCGCAACGGTGGCGTTGCCGTCACTGGTGTGCAGGTACACCGACCAGATGCTCGCCGGGCC
This is a stretch of genomic DNA from Mycobacterium sp. ELW1. It encodes these proteins:
- the ald gene encoding alanine dehydrogenase; protein product: MRVGIPTEIKNNEYRVAITPAGVSELVRRGHEVIVQAGAGEGSAIHDDDFKAAGAQIINSADQVWAEADLLLKVKEPIEAEYSRMRKDQTLFTYLHLAASRPCTDALLASGTTSIAYETVQTTGSDGSVALPLLAPMSEVAGRLAAQVGAYHLMRTQGGRGVLMGGVPGVAPAKVVVIGGGMAGDNAAAVAWGMGAHVTVFDLNINILRKIDAEYGGAIETRYSSRLDLEDAVKQADLVIGAVLVPGAKAPKLVTNATVAQMKPGAVLVDIAIDQGGCFEDSKPTTHDDPTFRVHDAVFYCVANMPGAVPRTSTYALTNATMPYVIKLADKGWQDACGSDPALAKGLSTHHGQLLNHEVANDLNLPYTDPAGLMA
- a CDS encoding VOC family protein, whose amino-acid sequence is MSEYAAPVGAPIWFDLMSSDPARAAEFYQAIFGWELEGPANPEFGGYQNFTRNGKRVAGLIPPMGEGPASIWSVYLHTSDGNATVAAAEAAGATVMVPPMAVGDLGSMMVVTDPAGAVIGFWQPGTHPGFTEWGEHGTPYWFECQSKDYDASLAFYRQALGARIEEIGTGGAPDAVGPEHYGQVFAGESAYSGIMDAAKLMPAEVPSFWQVYITVDDVSATVKQAEGLGAQLLMPVEETPYGTLAAIKDPLGALICLGHPPAGM